The genomic window atgtatatattaaaaaaaaatagaatatgaagaaaaaacaaagtgaaGAAACTTTTATGATTATACCAAACTGATTCCCTAAAGATACATACTGttagtattttgattttttacttATACTTTCCATGCttgattttgcttatttttaatattcttatgaAACGATAAAATGACAGTTCTGTGAAAGAAATTATGTTAATGTATTTTCTATCAAAGTCACTTTATATCCtgaatgctctttttttttttctttaaagaaaagcacAACACAGTCTTTGCTATTGTattgattataaaattttaattgaaattctcccttttttcttttacagcTTCTTAGTGGAATTTCCACCTGGACCAAATGTTTTTACAGTAAATTCACAATAAATCTAGGTGCTTAATTCACCTAATTAAGCACATAATTCAGGGTGCTTATCAAGATTCTACTTTAACTGAATTTAGTATGACAGCCTGAAGTGCCAGGGCAGCCTTCTCACACTTAATCATTCCTTTCAGAGTCAAGATTATTCAGAGTGTGTGATCTGGTGGAATTTACTATAGAATTGCTTatttcatggcagaaagcaatcgTTCAGTGGTTACTGAGTTCATCCTTTTGGGCCTCACAGATAACCCAGAGCttcaattcattttcttttgcattttattgTTAATCTACTTGATTACTGCCTTGGGCAATCTTGGTTTTATTGTGCTAATACAAGTGAGTCCTCAACTTCACACACCcatgtattttttcctctgtCATCTGGCTTTTGTGGATTTTTATGGTTCCTCCACTATCACACCAAACAAGCTTGTAAACatttttcatgaaattaaaagtgtaTCACTTTATGCATGTGCCACTCAAGTGTGTTGCTTTATCACATTTTCAGTTTGGGAATTATTAATGCTGTCTGCCTTGGCTTATGATCAGTATGTGGCCATATGCCACCCTTTACTCTATGTAGTTCTTATGCCTAGGAAACTCTGCATCCAAATGGTCACTGGCTCTTCTTATATTTATGGATTCCTGGTGGGATTCACACAAACAGTGGCTACTTTCCACATGGTTTTCTGTGCCCCTAATGTGATCAATCAGTTCTACTATGATGATGTTCCCTTGATCACTCTGGCCTGCTCTGATACACGAGTCAAAGAGCTGATGTTATTAGCCACTGCAGGATTCAATGTCTTCTGTTCTCTTATCATTGTACTCATATCCTATGTATTCATCATCTTTGCCATCGTAAGGATCCGTTCTGCTGTAGGGAGACAGAAAGCCTTTTCTACCTGCACCTCTCACCTGTTTTCTATTGCTATGCATTATGGGTCCCCCAGTTTTATGTACCTGAAGCCCAGATCAAGCCACTCACTATATAAAGACAATTTTGCCTCCGTTTTCTATACTGT from Bubalus kerabau isolate K-KA32 ecotype Philippines breed swamp buffalo chromosome 22, PCC_UOA_SB_1v2, whole genome shotgun sequence includes these protein-coding regions:
- the LOC129637033 gene encoding olfactory receptor 5AL1-like, with protein sequence MAESNRSVVTEFILLGLTDNPELQFIFFCILLLIYLITALGNLGFIVLIQVSPQLHTPMYFFLCHLAFVDFYGSSTITPNKLVNIFHEIKSVSLYACATQVCCFITFSVWELLMLSALAYDQYVAICHPLLYVVLMPRKLCIQMVTGSSYIYGFLVGFTQTVATFHMVFCAPNVINQFYYDDVPLITLACSDTRVKELMLLATAGFNVFCSLIIVLISYVFIIFAIVRIRSAVGRQKAFSTCTSHLFSIAMHYGSPSFMYLKPRSSHSLYKDNFASVFYTVLIPMLNPLIYSLRNWEVKNDLRKIIEKMYLNKK